Proteins found in one Rhodobacteraceae bacterium D3-12 genomic segment:
- a CDS encoding DegT/DnrJ/EryC1/StrS family aminotransferase: MEKFDGNFTQQEPIPDEAIEAAVRVMKTGRLHRYNVAEGEAGEVALLEQEFAEAMGAKYCLAVASGGYALACALRALGVAPGDRVLTNAFTLAPVPGAIASVGAVPVFVGVSEALTIDLEDLEAQAAKGQAKILMLSHMRGHLADMDRVMEICTAHGVQVIEDCAHTMGARWRGRLSGTDGVIGCYSTQTYKHLNSGEGGFLVTDDEEVAARAVMLSGSYMLYERHLAAPSPEVFERVKYDTPNVSGRMDHLRAAILRPQLRRLEAQCEAWNARYRVVEEGLRGVAGLGVVERPEEEYFVGSSIQFLLLDWADEKIAELRARCAARGVELKWFGGAEPEGFTSRYDSWRYVKAERMPVSDRVLRAIMDMRLPLTFTLEECALIARIIRSEVSAVYQGG; this comes from the coding sequence ATGGAAAAGTTTGATGGCAATTTCACGCAGCAGGAACCAATCCCGGATGAGGCCATTGAGGCCGCCGTCAGGGTGATGAAAACCGGGCGTTTGCACCGCTATAACGTCGCCGAGGGCGAGGCCGGAGAGGTCGCCTTGTTGGAGCAGGAGTTCGCCGAGGCGATGGGGGCGAAATACTGTCTCGCCGTGGCGTCGGGGGGCTATGCGCTGGCCTGTGCCTTGCGGGCCTTGGGGGTGGCGCCGGGCGACCGGGTGTTGACCAATGCCTTCACGCTGGCCCCGGTGCCCGGCGCGATTGCGAGCGTGGGCGCGGTGCCGGTGTTTGTCGGGGTGAGCGAGGCGCTGACCATTGATCTTGAGGATCTTGAGGCGCAGGCGGCCAAGGGGCAGGCGAAGATCTTGATGCTGAGCCATATGCGCGGCCATCTAGCGGATATGGACCGGGTGATGGAGATTTGCACCGCCCATGGTGTGCAGGTGATCGAGGATTGCGCCCACACGATGGGCGCGCGGTGGCGCGGGCGGTTGAGCGGCACGGATGGGGTGATCGGCTGCTATTCGACACAGACCTACAAACATCTCAATTCTGGCGAGGGAGGCTTTCTTGTCACTGATGACGAGGAGGTCGCGGCGCGGGCGGTGATGCTGTCGGGGTCCTATATGCTTTATGAGCGGCATCTCGCGGCGCCATCGCCAGAGGTGTTCGAGCGGGTGAAATATGACACGCCGAATGTGTCGGGGCGGATGGATCATTTGCGGGCGGCGATTTTGCGGCCTCAGTTGCGGCGGCTTGAGGCGCAATGCGAGGCGTGGAATGCGCGGTATCGCGTGGTCGAGGAGGGGCTGCGCGGGGTGGCGGGGCTTGGCGTGGTCGAGCGGCCGGAAGAGGAGTATTTCGTTGGCTCGTCGATCCAGTTTTTGCTGTTGGATTGGGCGGATGAGAAGATCGCGGAGTTGCGGGCCCGCTGTGCGGCAAGAGGCGTTGAGTTGAAGTGGTTCGGCGGGGCGGAGCCCGAAGGGTTTACCAGCCGCTATGACTCTTGGCGCTATGTGAAGGCCGAGCGGATGCCGGTGAGCGATCGGGTCTTGCGGGCGATCATGGATATGCGCTTGCCGCTGACCTTTACGCTTGAGGAATGTGCGTTGATTGCGCGGATCATCCGGTCAGAGGTGAGCGCGGTTTATCAGGGCGGATAA
- a CDS encoding DUF2282 domain-containing protein, whose translation MSNTMKTVALAGAVATALTAHATSVSAAEKEKCYGVSLAGQNDCKAGAGTTCAGSSTVDYQGNAWKQVVKGTCTTMELPAMADGKARMGSLTELKRDLPS comes from the coding sequence ATGTCCAACACGATGAAAACCGTTGCCCTCGCCGGCGCCGTTGCCACCGCTCTGACGGCCCACGCCACCTCTGTTTCGGCTGCCGAAAAAGAGAAATGCTACGGCGTGTCCCTCGCCGGTCAGAACGACTGCAAAGCCGGCGCCGGCACCACCTGCGCAGGCTCCTCGACCGTCGATTACCAAGGCAACGCTTGGAAACAAGTCGTCAAAGGCACCTGCACCACGATGGAACTGCCCGCAATGGCCGATGGCAAAGCCCGCATGGGCTCGCTCACCGAGCTGAAGCGCGACCTGCCGTCCTAA
- the pcaF gene encoding 3-oxoadipyl-CoA thiolase, with product MTDAFICDATRTPIGRYGGALSQVRADDLAALPIAALMARNPQVDWASVDDVIYGSANQAGEDNRNVARMAALLAGLPVDVPGSTINRLCASGMDAVGSAARAIRAGDYDMAIAGGVESMSRAPFVMPKATSAFTRANAVYDTTIGWRFVNPKMKEMYGVDSMPQTADNVAEDYNISRADQDEFAARSQARWAAAHEAGLFKDEITPVTIPQRKGEPLVVDTDEHPRPGTGAEKLSKLKGVNGPELSVTAGNASGVNDGAAAILLANEAAASKNGLKPMARVVAMSAAGVAPRVMGIGPVPASQKVLERAGLSIEQMDVIELNEAFASQGLATLRALGVADDAPHVNAQGGAIAIGHPLGMSGARLVLTAAYQLQRTGGKYALCTMCVGVGQGAAIILERV from the coding sequence TTGACAGACGCATTCATCTGTGACGCGACGCGCACACCTATTGGACGGTATGGCGGGGCGCTGAGCCAAGTCAGGGCTGATGATCTGGCCGCGCTGCCGATTGCGGCATTGATGGCGCGCAATCCGCAAGTGGATTGGGCCAGCGTGGACGACGTGATCTATGGCAGCGCCAACCAAGCGGGCGAGGACAACCGCAATGTGGCGCGGATGGCGGCGTTGCTGGCCGGACTGCCCGTGGATGTGCCGGGGTCGACCATCAACCGGCTGTGCGCCAGCGGCATGGACGCCGTGGGCAGCGCCGCGCGGGCGATCCGCGCCGGGGATTACGACATGGCAATCGCGGGCGGCGTCGAAAGCATGAGCCGCGCCCCGTTTGTGATGCCCAAGGCAACGAGCGCCTTTACCCGCGCCAATGCGGTGTATGACACCACCATCGGCTGGCGGTTCGTGAACCCGAAGATGAAAGAGATGTATGGCGTCGATTCGATGCCCCAGACCGCCGATAACGTGGCCGAGGATTACAACATCAGCCGCGCCGATCAGGATGAATTCGCCGCACGCTCGCAAGCGCGCTGGGCCGCGGCGCATGAGGCCGGGTTGTTCAAGGACGAAATCACGCCGGTCACCATCCCGCAGCGCAAGGGCGAGCCGCTTGTTGTTGATACGGACGAGCACCCACGCCCCGGCACGGGCGCCGAAAAGCTGAGCAAACTCAAGGGCGTGAACGGCCCGGAGTTGAGCGTCACGGCGGGCAATGCCAGCGGTGTGAACGACGGCGCGGCGGCGATATTGCTGGCCAATGAGGCGGCGGCATCAAAGAACGGTTTGAAGCCGATGGCGCGGGTTGTGGCCATGTCAGCCGCCGGCGTTGCGCCGCGTGTGATGGGCATTGGCCCCGTTCCGGCGAGCCAAAAGGTGCTTGAACGCGCCGGGCTGAGCATTGAGCAGATGGATGTGATAGAGTTGAACGAAGCCTTCGCCAGTCAGGGTCTTGCCACGTTGCGGGCGCTGGGTGTGGCGGATGATGCGCCGCATGTGAACGCCCAGGGGGGCGCGATTGCGATTGGTCATCCGCTGGGCATGTCGGGGGCGCGACTGGTGCTGACGGCGGCCTATCAGCTGCAACGCACCGGCGGGAAATACGCGCTTTGCACGATGTGCGTGGGCGTGGGGCAGGGTGCTGCCATCATTTTGGAACGCGTTTAG
- a CDS encoding acyltransferase, whose translation MKPLAHPAYRPEIDGLRMIAVLGVVLYHFGLPGLPGGFTGVDVFFVISGFLIGGILWRDLEEHNTISLARFYTRRVKRLAPAYFAVAAASALAAWFVLLPFELREFGKELIAATTYLSNVLFWRGEGYFDIGAENKVLLHTWSLAVEEQFYIVLPFLLLAFKFSRRLLLALLVALFIASLVAAIALTPSHQTTTFYLFPFRAWELLAGVLLAILGQQKRLTWAFHPLLSWLGLALILAGLVLIQPSGFPGWQALLPITGTVLLLANGQQQNLLNRALSSPLPVFIGKISYSLYLWHWPVLVLSTYWRDGYSGPVEATLWLALSFVLATLSWAFIEQPFRRITPRSGWRVLTTLTLTSSLALGFGALAYLKNGLPDRFGPDTRIHIDASADFLQDGSRCLTPATGPLAGIGHCLIGPEGPPRVIIWGDSHLRALMEGLAQAATQAQTPGLIIWRAGCPPLFGLTKTESYATPAQDQACARDTAQIRDAFKQFETAHSLLLVARWAYYESGHDIGKGAHHSIQLKGYDATTNAEALSRAIKASLPEMTERFDRVFLFRQPPEFPLYDSRDTARRLAHHRIESAEQYVTIPIDTAHNRDSSGFFTPYLASKQITLIDPWPRICTDTTCTVIHEGKGWYFDTNHLTNTAARALIPLFAPLFETGN comes from the coding sequence ATAAAACCGCTCGCCCACCCTGCTTACCGCCCCGAAATCGACGGGCTGCGCATGATCGCAGTGCTGGGCGTCGTGCTCTATCACTTCGGCCTGCCCGGCCTGCCCGGCGGGTTTACCGGCGTCGATGTTTTCTTTGTCATTTCGGGGTTCCTGATCGGCGGCATCCTCTGGCGCGACCTTGAAGAGCATAACACCATAAGCCTTGCGCGCTTTTACACCCGCCGTGTCAAACGCCTCGCCCCGGCCTATTTCGCCGTGGCCGCCGCCTCGGCGCTGGCGGCGTGGTTTGTCCTGCTGCCGTTCGAATTGCGCGAATTCGGCAAAGAGCTGATTGCCGCCACCACCTATCTTTCCAACGTGCTTTTTTGGCGCGGCGAAGGGTATTTCGACATCGGCGCAGAAAACAAAGTGCTGCTGCACACGTGGTCGCTGGCGGTCGAGGAACAATTCTACATCGTCCTGCCGTTCCTCCTGCTGGCCTTCAAATTCTCCCGCCGCCTGCTGCTGGCGCTTCTCGTGGCGCTATTCATCGCCTCGCTTGTTGCCGCCATCGCGCTCACGCCCAGCCACCAAACCACCACCTTCTACCTCTTCCCCTTCCGCGCGTGGGAGCTTCTCGCCGGTGTGCTCCTCGCCATCCTCGGCCAGCAGAAACGCCTGACTTGGGCGTTTCACCCCTTGCTCAGCTGGCTCGGCCTCGCCCTCATCCTTGCGGGGCTTGTCCTGATCCAACCCTCCGGCTTTCCCGGCTGGCAGGCGCTCCTGCCGATCACCGGCACTGTCCTGCTCCTCGCCAATGGGCAGCAGCAAAACCTGCTCAACCGCGCCCTCTCCTCGCCCCTGCCGGTCTTTATTGGCAAGATTTCCTATTCGCTCTACCTCTGGCACTGGCCCGTTCTGGTGCTCTCGACCTATTGGCGCGACGGCTATTCCGGCCCGGTTGAGGCAACCCTCTGGCTGGCCCTGTCCTTTGTCCTCGCCACGCTGTCATGGGCGTTTATCGAACAACCTTTCCGCCGGATCACCCCGCGCTCCGGCTGGCGCGTCCTCACCACCCTGACGCTGACGTCTTCGCTCGCCCTCGGCTTCGGTGCGCTGGCATATCTCAAAAACGGCCTGCCCGATCGCTTCGGCCCCGACACCCGCATCCATATAGACGCCTCCGCCGATTTCCTCCAAGACGGCTCGCGCTGCCTGACGCCCGCCACCGGCCCCCTCGCCGGGATCGGCCATTGCCTGATCGGCCCCGAAGGCCCACCGCGCGTGATTATCTGGGGCGACAGCCACCTGCGCGCCTTGATGGAGGGGCTCGCACAGGCCGCAACCCAAGCTCAAACCCCCGGCCTCATCATCTGGCGCGCTGGCTGCCCGCCCCTGTTCGGCCTGACCAAAACAGAAAGCTACGCAACCCCGGCCCAGGATCAGGCCTGCGCCCGCGACACGGCACAAATCCGCGACGCCTTCAAACAGTTTGAAACAGCCCATAGCCTGCTGCTCGTCGCCCGCTGGGCCTATTACGAAAGCGGCCACGATATCGGCAAAGGGGCGCATCACTCCATCCAGCTCAAAGGCTATGACGCCACCACCAACGCCGAGGCGCTCTCCCGCGCCATCAAAGCCTCACTCCCCGAGATGACAGAGCGCTTTGACCGCGTCTTCCTGTTCCGCCAACCGCCCGAGTTCCCGCTATACGACAGCCGCGACACGGCCCGCCGCCTCGCGCATCACCGCATTGAGAGCGCCGAACAATATGTCACCATCCCCATCGACACGGCGCACAACCGCGACAGTAGCGGGTTTTTCACCCCCTATCTGGCGTCAAAGCAGATCACCCTGATCGACCCGTGGCCGCGCATCTGCACTGACACCACCTGCACCGTCATCCACGAAGGCAAAGGCTGGTATTTCGACACCAACCACCTCACCAACACCGCCGCCCGCGCCCTCATCCCCCTGTTCGCCCCCCTGTTTGAAACCGGCAACTGA
- a CDS encoding DoxX family membrane protein codes for MNTLFSIYNSTTTRLEKADWLVPTLARFLFAAVLLMYFWKSALTKIGDGVFGFLDPTSAYFQIFPKLAEAYEYDTSKFGLLHWLIALAGTWAEFILPLLLLLGLFTRLAALGMIGFLAVQTLTDLYGHGVINEPATIGAWFDNGASSLLMDQRSLWLFLLVILVIKGAGPLSLDRLLKPKPAET; via the coding sequence ATGAACACCTTGTTTTCAATCTATAACTCCACCACCACACGCCTTGAAAAAGCCGACTGGTTGGTCCCCACACTGGCGCGCTTCCTCTTTGCCGCCGTGCTGCTGATGTATTTCTGGAAATCGGCCCTCACCAAGATCGGAGACGGGGTCTTCGGCTTCCTCGACCCCACCAGCGCCTATTTCCAGATTTTCCCGAAACTGGCCGAGGCCTATGAATACGACACCTCTAAATTCGGCCTGCTCCACTGGCTGATTGCGCTGGCCGGCACATGGGCCGAATTCATCCTGCCGCTGCTACTGCTGCTTGGGCTCTTCACCCGTCTCGCCGCGCTCGGCATGATCGGTTTTCTCGCCGTCCAAACCCTGACCGATCTCTACGGCCACGGCGTCATCAACGAACCCGCCACCATCGGCGCGTGGTTCGACAACGGCGCCTCCTCGCTGCTGATGGATCAGCGCAGCTTGTGGCTGTTCCTCCTCGTGATCCTCGTGATCAAAGGCGCAGGCCCGCTGTCGCTGGATCGCCTGCTCAAACCCAAACCCGCCGAAACCTAA
- a CDS encoding crotonase/enoyl-CoA hydratase family protein, with the protein MAVRVEKKGHVWTVIHSRPEARNAMDEASAEALFDAFVAFDADETARVAVFWGEGGGFCAGWDLKQVDGLGGPGGVEALNFPEAGADGPQSGSGAGHLRGPMGPSRMELSKPVIAAIEGAAVAGGMELAIWADMRVMAETAFMGVFCRRWGVPLIDGGTVRLPRLVGEGRAADLILTGRRVEAEEALRIGLCEYVVPEGHAREKAEALAAEIARFPQGCMRADRASARAQAGLSQRAALRQEWDASKAMVAAEGAKGAARFASGKGRHGDFEEI; encoded by the coding sequence ATGGCCGTGAGAGTGGAAAAGAAGGGTCATGTCTGGACGGTGATTCATTCACGGCCAGAGGCGCGAAACGCAATGGATGAAGCGAGCGCCGAGGCTCTTTTTGATGCATTTGTGGCGTTTGACGCCGATGAGACCGCGCGGGTTGCGGTGTTTTGGGGCGAAGGCGGCGGGTTTTGTGCGGGCTGGGACTTGAAACAGGTTGATGGTTTGGGCGGACCGGGGGGCGTTGAGGCGCTGAACTTTCCCGAAGCCGGGGCCGATGGGCCGCAATCTGGTTCCGGTGCAGGGCATCTGCGCGGGCCGATGGGGCCGTCGCGTATGGAGCTTTCCAAGCCGGTGATTGCAGCGATTGAGGGCGCAGCCGTGGCGGGGGGCATGGAGTTGGCGATCTGGGCGGATATGCGGGTGATGGCCGAGACTGCCTTTATGGGCGTGTTTTGCCGCCGCTGGGGCGTGCCGCTGATTGACGGGGGCACCGTGCGATTGCCAAGATTGGTGGGTGAGGGGCGGGCGGCGGACCTGATCCTGACCGGGCGGCGGGTTGAGGCGGAAGAGGCGCTGCGGATCGGGTTGTGCGAATATGTCGTGCCAGAGGGGCACGCGCGCGAAAAGGCCGAGGCATTGGCGGCAGAGATTGCGCGGTTCCCGCAAGGGTGCATGCGGGCGGACCGGGCATCGGCGCGGGCGCAAGCTGGGCTGAGCCAGCGCGCGGCGTTGCGCCAGGAGTGGGACGCGAGCAAAGCGATGGTTGCCGCCGAGGGGGCCAAGGGCGCGGCGCGGTTTGCGAGCGGCAAGGGGCGGCATGGTGATTTCGAGGAGATATGA
- a CDS encoding putative DNA-binding domain-containing protein, with amino-acid sequence MSDQTTFRAALLDPERAVPPGLLDGSGQPAGARFSVYRNNVTASLSEALEQTFPVIRKLIGPENFRTLAITYLRAHPPSSPILSRYGAGFPSFLDGFEPLAQLAYLPDTARLERALVQSYHAADAAPVDASIFSTTAPDDLPRLRLTLAPPVQLVRSRWPIHGIYEFNTRDDAPQPPHDGQNVLVTRPDYDPLPRLLPAGGGTFIAALLSGETLGSAAAAATETTPDFDLSALLSLLLQDNALADVTLEDQP; translated from the coding sequence ATGAGCGATCAAACAACCTTCCGCGCCGCGCTGCTCGATCCCGAACGCGCCGTTCCCCCCGGCCTCCTCGACGGGAGCGGTCAGCCCGCCGGCGCGCGCTTCTCGGTCTATCGCAACAATGTCACCGCCTCCCTGAGCGAAGCCTTGGAGCAAACCTTCCCGGTGATCCGCAAACTGATCGGGCCGGAAAACTTCCGCACGCTCGCCATCACGTACCTGCGCGCCCACCCGCCATCCTCGCCCATCCTGTCGCGCTATGGGGCGGGGTTCCCAAGCTTCCTTGACGGGTTCGAGCCGCTCGCACAGCTCGCCTACCTGCCCGATACCGCGCGTCTGGAACGCGCCCTTGTGCAAAGCTACCACGCCGCCGATGCCGCGCCTGTTGATGCCAGCATTTTCTCGACCACCGCCCCCGACGATCTGCCCCGCCTGCGCCTCACCCTCGCGCCGCCGGTGCAGCTTGTGCGCTCGCGCTGGCCGATCCATGGCATCTATGAGTTTAACACCCGTGACGACGCCCCCCAGCCGCCGCATGACGGCCAAAACGTGCTTGTCACCCGCCCCGATTACGACCCGCTCCCGCGCCTTCTACCCGCAGGAGGCGGCACATTTATCGCCGCTCTCCTGTCTGGTGAAACCCTCGGCAGCGCCGCCGCCGCAGCCACCGAAACCACCCCCGATTTCGACCTCTCCGCGCTCTTGTCGCTGCTCTTGCAGGACAACGCCCTTGCGGATGTAACACTTGAGGATCAGCCATGA
- the thrS gene encoding threonine--tRNA ligase has protein sequence MAQISLTFPDGNARDYDAGVTPADVAASISNSLAKKAISATVNGAHHDLQWPIDADASIAIHTMKDEAPALELIRHDLAHVMARAVQELWPDVKVTIGPVIENGWYYDFDREEPFTPEDLGAIEKKMKDIINSRDPVRTEVWDRPRAIKHYEDNGEPYKVELIEAIPGDEPLRMYWHGDWQDLCRGPHLQHTGQLPADAFKLMSVAGAYWRGDSNRAMLQRIYGVAFQNKEGLRKYLNFLEEAEKRDHRKLGREMDLFHMQEEAPGQVFWHPNGWTIYTQLQDYMRRKQRAGGYQEVNTPQVVDRKLWEASGHWDKYQHHMFIVEVDESRDGENDDASSKNKEQTRINALKPMNCPCHVQVFNQGLKSYRDLPLRLAEFGSCARFEPSGALHGIMRVRGFTQDDGHIFCTEDQIQEECARFIDFLAGIYAELGFPDFEIRFATRPEKRVGSEESWDHVEGALEGAIKAVGRDYTLEPGDGAFYGPKLDFYLTDAIGRVWQCGTFQVDPNLPDRLGASYVAADGDKHRPYMLHRATLGSFERFIGILIEEHAGKLPFWLAPRQVVVSTIVSEADDYAHEVAAALTAAGVRAEVDTRNEKINYKVREHSLAKVPVILAVGHREVEDRTLTLRRLGEKQTSVQSLDDVLASLSADATPPDLR, from the coding sequence ATGGCACAAATCTCTCTCACCTTTCCCGATGGCAATGCACGCGACTATGACGCTGGCGTCACCCCCGCTGACGTGGCCGCGTCAATCTCCAACTCGCTGGCCAAAAAGGCGATCAGCGCCACAGTGAACGGCGCCCACCACGATCTGCAATGGCCGATCGACGCCGATGCCTCCATCGCCATCCACACCATGAAGGACGAGGCGCCGGCGCTCGAACTCATCCGCCACGATCTCGCCCATGTCATGGCCCGCGCGGTGCAAGAACTTTGGCCGGACGTCAAAGTCACCATCGGCCCGGTCATCGAAAACGGCTGGTATTACGACTTTGACCGCGAAGAGCCCTTCACCCCCGAAGACCTCGGCGCGATCGAGAAGAAGATGAAGGACATCATCAATTCCCGCGATCCCGTCCGCACCGAAGTCTGGGACCGCCCCCGCGCGATCAAACACTACGAGGACAACGGCGAGCCCTATAAGGTCGAGTTGATCGAGGCGATCCCCGGCGACGAACCCTTGCGCATGTATTGGCATGGCGACTGGCAGGATCTCTGCCGTGGCCCGCACCTACAACACACCGGGCAACTGCCTGCGGATGCCTTCAAACTGATGAGCGTCGCCGGTGCCTACTGGCGTGGCGATTCAAACCGCGCCATGCTGCAACGTATCTACGGCGTGGCGTTCCAGAACAAGGAAGGCCTGCGCAAATACCTCAACTTCCTTGAGGAAGCCGAAAAGCGCGACCACCGCAAACTGGGCCGCGAGATGGACCTCTTCCACATGCAGGAAGAAGCCCCCGGCCAAGTGTTCTGGCACCCCAATGGCTGGACCATCTACACCCAGCTTCAGGACTACATGCGCCGCAAACAACGCGCCGGTGGCTACCAAGAGGTGAACACCCCGCAAGTGGTCGACCGCAAACTCTGGGAGGCCTCGGGCCACTGGGACAAATACCAGCATCACATGTTCATCGTCGAAGTCGACGAAAGCCGCGACGGTGAAAACGACGATGCCTCCTCCAAGAACAAAGAGCAGACCCGCATCAACGCGCTCAAACCGATGAACTGCCCCTGCCACGTGCAGGTGTTCAACCAAGGCCTCAAAAGCTATCGCGACCTGCCCCTGCGGTTGGCCGAATTCGGCTCTTGTGCGCGGTTTGAACCCTCGGGCGCGCTGCACGGCATCATGCGTGTGCGCGGCTTTACACAGGATGATGGCCACATCTTCTGTACCGAGGATCAAATTCAGGAGGAATGCGCCCGCTTCATCGACTTCCTCGCCGGGATCTACGCCGAACTCGGCTTCCCCGACTTTGAAATCCGCTTTGCCACCCGCCCCGAAAAACGGGTCGGGTCCGAGGAAAGCTGGGATCACGTCGAAGGCGCGCTCGAAGGCGCGATCAAGGCCGTGGGCCGCGACTATACGTTAGAGCCGGGCGATGGCGCCTTCTATGGTCCCAAGCTCGACTTCTACCTCACCGACGCGATTGGCCGCGTCTGGCAATGTGGCACGTTTCAGGTTGACCCCAACCTGCCCGACCGCCTCGGCGCGTCCTATGTCGCGGCAGATGGCGACAAACACCGCCCCTATATGTTGCACCGCGCCACTTTGGGCAGCTTCGAGCGTTTCATCGGTATCCTGATCGAAGAGCACGCGGGCAAACTCCCCTTCTGGCTCGCCCCGCGTCAGGTCGTGGTCTCCACCATCGTGTCCGAGGCCGATGACTACGCCCATGAGGTCGCCGCCGCCCTCACCGCCGCTGGCGTGCGTGCCGAGGTTGATACCCGCAACGAGAAGATCAACTACAAGGTCCGCGAACATTCGCTCGCCAAAGTGCCGGTGATCCTCGCTGTCGGCCACCGCGAGGTCGAAGACCGCACCCTCACCCTGCGCCGTCTGGGTGAGAAACAGACCTCGGTGCAATCGCTTGACGATGTGTTGGCCAGCCTCTCGGCTGACGCCACGCCGCCGGACCTGCGCTAA
- a CDS encoding DUF692 domain-containing protein produces the protein MLDQNRHSALPPAPGVGYKPQHYADIMHNAAPVGWLEVHAENYMSDGGRPLAQLRHLADRFPMSVHGVGLSIGGEAPLDAEHLARLRHLCDWLSPASFSEHLAWSTHESAFLNDLLPLPYTTATLTRVADHIDQLQETIGRQMLLENPSSYLAFANSTWEEPDFLDEIARRTGCGLLLDVNNVFISATNLGFSPQSYIDAFALDRVGEIHLAGHDTEEDEHGKPLLIDSHGREVDEPVWALLDYTLTRSGARPLLVEWDNDVPDWPVLAAEATRAAHALESVSA, from the coding sequence ATGCTTGACCAGAACCGTCACTCCGCTCTGCCGCCCGCGCCCGGCGTTGGCTACAAGCCGCAACATTACGCCGACATCATGCACAACGCCGCCCCCGTCGGCTGGCTCGAAGTGCATGCCGAAAACTACATGTCCGACGGTGGCCGCCCCTTGGCACAACTCCGCCACCTCGCCGACCGCTTCCCGATGTCCGTGCATGGCGTTGGCCTCTCCATCGGCGGCGAAGCCCCGCTAGATGCAGAGCACCTCGCCCGCCTGCGCCACCTCTGCGACTGGCTCTCCCCAGCCAGCTTTTCCGAGCACCTCGCATGGTCCACCCATGAAAGCGCCTTCCTCAACGACCTCCTGCCGCTGCCCTATACCACCGCCACGCTCACCCGCGTCGCCGATCATATCGACCAGCTTCAAGAGACGATCGGCCGCCAAATGCTGCTCGAAAACCCCTCCTCCTACCTCGCCTTCGCCAACAGCACGTGGGAAGAGCCCGACTTCCTCGATGAAATCGCGCGGCGCACCGGCTGCGGGCTGCTGCTCGACGTCAACAACGTCTTCATCTCCGCCACCAACCTCGGGTTCTCACCCCAAAGCTATATCGACGCCTTCGCGCTTGATCGGGTTGGCGAAATCCACCTCGCCGGGCATGACACGGAAGAGGACGAGCACGGCAAACCCCTCCTGATCGACAGCCACGGGCGCGAAGTGGATGAACCCGTCTGGGCGCTCCTCGACTATACGCTTACGCGCTCCGGTGCGCGCCCCTTGCTGGTCGAATGGGACAACGACGTGCCCGACTGGCCCGTGCTCGCCGCCGAAGCCACCCGCGCGGCCCACGCCCTCGAAAGCGTCTCGGCATGA